A region of Lagenorhynchus albirostris chromosome 20, mLagAlb1.1, whole genome shotgun sequence DNA encodes the following proteins:
- the LOC132510663 gene encoding collagen alpha-2(I) chain: MSGAAGPGVLPGLRRGELAAETPGRCVGPSRFGRGVRRPWEKRRGAGTSRGRGGRRRARSSVRETRCVSAERLQDCRRPWGRRPAAGTAQAAGANKAAGTPGTAVSMEVARDLGTVWVNGAVGEPQVVGPVGSVWVTGTGGEEETAYRSPRGCERKGRPGSTGHESILELWLKVQAMRAASGCGEGSRVELHPVSAGEGPVERGVPGRASWVETSCGGLTGPWVKGQARPVPRAAGVAIAPDLGAGCERASDWCGQGQAVRMPPVAVPGALEASSEIAPHPRGRRQAVAVPGPVEGIGYGVAPGSWGKGSTGGVPGATVGWPEAVEVPRAVEGEPGGRAAPGLRGREQAAQAPVCGDTPGLGGRGRTAGVPRAAREETPSVGAPAAWRRRQAVEETDAGRLPGLWGTGQPIGVPCATGAGTRCRGEPGFGETGQAVWVETGSGGDFGSREAAQPAEVSGPDEQEAGPGGSPGLWDIGQAMGVPRALGPETGCGSVWGLWGTEQPVRVSQAPMVAGAVGEWTIGGGVPGLWARQQALGAPPADAVMGAVGEETCGGNVLSLWERRRALGGQEAPVPAALGGPGSVDQEAGCGDASCLCMRRQAAGLSEAVGSPETAGVSKHRSAPAGASAAVCTSGSGSVPARVPAAVWVSGSVCQEGGSRDDLNLWGEVRTTRIPLASGVPMAPQELWSVGEDTGCEASPGSWGRRQSARVSVAAEVPMASRVPGPLGLETGPGGFSRLPGRGQTAGVLLTTGVSTAAGAPGPLVGDASSGSGSGVWRRRQATEVPTAARASGPGNGETDSEGVAGLWRRRADGAVPGAVRVPLSLGVLAAVGVPTAGRRPAAVWVTGSAGEDPSTAVSSFTAGKRPSTEGPGAPGWETGGRSVLGLPGGVSYTCGRGTRLWSCPRSAGEEPDSENVPGVSRTGTAWGVNEAEEVPPVSREETGIGHLRDHAQQGGRRQAAGGSRIRGRGNNLGENCEGEDRLRGAFQ, encoded by the coding sequence ATGAGTGGGGCGGCTGGCCCAGGGGTCTTGCCGGGGCTGCGCAGGGGCGAGCTAGCGGCGGAGACGCCGGGCCGCTGCGTGGGCCCCAGCAGGTTCGGGCGCGGAGTCCGGCGGCCGTGGGAGAAGAGACGGGGTGCAGGGACGTCCCGAGGCCGTGGAGGGAGGCGCCGGGCGAGGTCCTCGGTGCGGGAGACGCGCTGTGTGAGTGCGGAAAGGCTGCAGGACTGTCGGCGGCCATGGGGGAGGAGACCTGCAGCGGGGACAGCCCAGGCCGCCGGGGCGAACAAGGCTGCGGGGACACCTGGCACGGCAGTCTCGATGGAGGTAGCAAGGGACCTTGGGACTGTGTGGGTGAACGGGGCAGTGGGGGAACCCCAGGTGGTGGGGCCTGTCGGCTCTGTGTGGGTGACTGGCACTGGGGGGGAGGAGGAGACGGCTTATAGGAGCCCCCGAGGCTGTGAGAGAAAAGGTCGTCCGGGATCTACGGGGCATGAGAGCATTCTGGAACTGTGGTTGAAGGTGCAGGCTATGAGGGCAGCTTCAGGATGTGGGGAAGGAAGCAGAGTCGAGCTCCATCCCGTGTCTGCAGGAGAAGGGCCGGTTGAAAGGGGGGTTCCTGGCCGGGCTTCGTGGGTAGAGACCAGCTGTGGTGGTCTCACCGGACCATGGGTgaaaggccaggccaggccagtccCCCGGGCCGCAGGAGTAGCCATAGCTCCGGACCTAGGGGCAGGCTGTGAGAGGGCCTCAGATTGGTGTGGGCAAGGCCAGGCTGTGAGGATGCCACCTGTGGCTGTGCCTGGGGCTCTGGAGGCAAGTTCTGAGATTGCCCCACACCCGCGGGGGAGAAGACAAGCCGTGGCGGTGCCTGGGCCCGTGGAGGGGATAGGCTATGGGGTTGCCCCGGGCTCTTGGGGAAAAGGGTCGACTGGGGGGGTTCCCGGGGCCACTGTGGGGTGGCCTGAGGCTGTGGAGGTACCCAGAGCTGTGGAGGGAGAGCCAGGCGGCAGGGCTGCTCCAGGTCTGCGGGGGAGGGAGCAGGCAGCGCAGGCGCCTGTGTGTGGGGATACCCCAGGATTAGGGGGAAGGGGGCGGACCGCAGGGGTGCCCAGAGCTGCGCGGGAGGAAACTCCCTCTGTGGGTGCCCCAGCCGCGTGGCGGAGGAGACAAGCCGTGGAGGAGACAGACGCCGGGCGTCTCCCTGGCCTGTGGGGCACGGGACAGCCCATAGGGGTGCCTTGTGCGACTGGAGCAGGAACGAGATGTCGGGGTGAGCCAGGATTCGGGGAGACGGGGCAGGCTGTGTGGGTGGAGACAGGCTCTGGGGGCGACTTCGGGTCCCGGGAAGCTGCACAGCCTGCAGAGGTGTCTGGTCCTGATGAGCAGGAGGCAGGTCCTGGGGGCTCTCCAGGCCTGTGGGACATAGGACAGGCTATGGGAGTACCTAGGGCTCTGGGGCCAGAGACAGGCTGTGGGAGTGTCTGGGGTCTGTGGGGAACGGAACAGCCTGTGAGGGTGTCCCAGGCTCCGATGGTAGCGGGAGCCGTGGGAGAATGGACCATCGGCGGTGGTGTCCCAGGCCTGTGGGCTAGGCAGCAGGCTCTGGGGGCGCCCCCGGCTGATGCAGTGATGGGGGCTGTCGGGGAGGAGACCTGCGGTGGGAATGTCTTGAGTTTGTGGGAAAGGAGGCGGGCTCTGGGGGGGCAAGAGGCTCCGGTGCCTGCAGCTTTAGGGGGACCCGGGTCTGTGGATCAGGAGGCTGGCTGTGGGGATGCCTCATGTCTCTGCATGAGAAGACAGGCCGCGGGGCTGTCTGAGGCAGTGGGGTCGCCAGAGACAGCAGGTGTGTCCAAGCACAGGAGTGCCCCAGCAGGGGCGTCCGCAGCTGTGTGTACGTCTGGGTCTGGAAGCGTACCTGCCAGAGTGCCTGCCGCTGTGTGGGTGTCTGGCTCTGTGTGTCAGGAAGGCGGCTCCAGGGATGACTTGAACCTGTGGGGAGAGGTTCGCACTACCAGGATACCCTTGGCTTCAGGGGTACCTATGGCTCCCCAGGAGCTGTGGTCTGTGGGAGAGGATACTGGTTGTGAGGCTTCCCCAGGATCATGGGGAAGGAGACAGAGTGCTAGGGTTTCTGTGGCTGCTGAGGTGCCCATGGCTTCTCGGGTACCTGGTCCCCTGGGGTTGGAGACTGGCCCTGGGGGTTTCTCACGCTTGCCAGGGAGGGGACAGACTGCGGGAGTACTTCTGACCACAGGGGTGTCCACAGCTGCTGGGGCCCCTGGACCGCTGGTGGGTGATGCCAGCTCTGGGAGTGGCTCAGGGGTATGGAGAAGGAGACAGGCGACTGAGGTGCCCACTGCTGCCAGGGCTTCAGGACCTGGGAACGGGGAGACTGACTCTGAAGGCGTTGCAGGCCTGTGGAGAAGGAGAGCCGATGGAGCTGTCCCTGGGGCTGTGAGGGTACCTCTGTCTTTGGGGGTGCTTGCAGCTGTAGGAGTTCCCACGGCGGGGCGTCGGCCTGCCGCAGTGTGGGTGACTGGGTCTGCAGGAGAAGATCCCAGTACGGCTGTCTCCAGCTTCACGGCGGGGAAGAGGCCGTCCACAGAGGGCCCCGGGGCTCCAGGGTGGGAGACAGGAGGTAGAAGTGTCCTGGGGCTGCCGGGGGGCGTGTCTTACACCTGTGGGCGTGGGACCAGGTTATGGAGCTGCCCAAGATCTGCGGGGGAAGAACCGGACTCTGAGAACGTGCCAGGGGTGTCCAGGACAGGCACGGCTTGGGGGGTGAATGAAGCCGAGGAAGTGCCCCCGGTTTCAAGGGAGGAGACAGGCATTGGCCACTTGAGAGATCATGCACAGCAGGGTGGGAGGAGACAGGCTGCAGGAGGGTCTAGAATCAGAGGGAGGGGGAACAATTTGGGAGAAAATTGTGAGGGGGAGGACAGATTGAGGGGTGCATTCCAGTAG
- the TXNDC17 gene encoding thioredoxin domain-containing protein 17 — MELLPAAQDTSSCPRHALPMARYEEVSVYGYEEFMQAVEQHSGKTIFAYFSGSKDAEGKSWCPDCVQAEPVVREGLKHVGEGCVFIYCQVGEKPYWKEPNNDFRKKLKLTGVPTLLKYGTPQKLVESECLQANLVGMLFSED, encoded by the exons ATGGAGCTTCTCCCAGCGGCCCAAGACACCTCTAGCTGTCCGAGGCACGCTCTCCCGATGGCCCGCTACGAAGAGGTGAGCGTGTACGGCTACGAGGAGTTCATGCAGGCGGTGGAGCAGCACAGTGGCAAGACCATTTTCGCCTATTTTTCTGGTTCTAAGGACGCCGAAGGCAAAAGCTGGTGCCCCGACTGCGTGCAGG ctgaaccGGTCGTACGAGAGGGGCTGAAGCATGTTGGTGAAGGATGTGTGTTCATCTACTGCCAAGTAGGAGAAAAACCTTA TTGGAAAGAGCCAAATAATGACTTCAGGAAAAAGTTGAAATTAACTGGAGTGCCTACACTACTTAAATATGGAACA CCTCAAAAACTGGTAGAATCTGAGTGTCTTCAGGCCAACCTCGTGGGGATGTTGTTCTCTGAAGATTAA